The proteins below are encoded in one region of Bernardetia sp.:
- a CDS encoding SGNH/GDSL hydrolase family protein codes for MNFISSLFLIFYLPALSDFVPNSHKKKPTSNLQKLLSVWLVVLSVTIGLYIIDNSEIPLETNISIKKPNTKEIFTPPSTDFLYQQLAKQTYFIVDSLETARRNSIDTSAQRILLTGDSMAEGLYLAFRSYASYNNHYLKGRIWYSSLTIQWSKTDSLKRLIELYKPTIVIFTLGANELFRTDIYEREKDIQDIIAQAGDTPFIWVGPPNWKDDTGINEIIERNMPANTFFLSKDLEFERERDGAHPTRESSRVWADTIANWIMNKSRHKILLEKPIAEGSDDK; via the coding sequence TTGAACTTTATTAGTTCTCTTTTCTTAATTTTTTATTTACCTGCCTTGTCTGATTTCGTTCCAAATTCTCATAAGAAAAAACCTACTTCAAATTTACAAAAATTACTTTCTGTTTGGTTGGTTGTTTTGTCTGTTACCATAGGTTTGTACATAATAGATAACTCTGAAATTCCATTAGAAACCAATATTTCTATAAAAAAGCCAAATACAAAAGAAATATTTACGCCTCCTTCAACTGATTTTCTGTACCAACAACTAGCAAAACAGACTTATTTCATTGTTGATTCTTTGGAAACTGCTCGCCGAAACAGCATCGACACTTCTGCACAGCGCATTCTATTGACAGGTGATTCTATGGCAGAAGGCTTGTATTTGGCTTTTCGCAGCTATGCTAGTTATAACAATCATTATTTGAAAGGTAGAATTTGGTATAGTTCCCTAACCATTCAATGGAGCAAAACTGATAGTTTGAAACGCTTAATAGAACTTTATAAGCCTACTATCGTAATTTTCACACTTGGAGCCAACGAACTTTTCCGAACAGATATTTACGAACGTGAGAAAGATATTCAAGATATTATCGCACAAGCTGGAGATACGCCTTTTATTTGGGTAGGTCCTCCCAACTGGAAAGACGACACAGGAATTAATGAAATTATTGAGCGAAATATGCCAGCTAACACTTTTTTCCTTTCCAAAGATTTAGAATTTGAAAGGGAGCGAGACGGAGCGCACCCAACCAGAGAATCATCAAGGGTTTGGGCAGACACCATCGCCAACTGGATTATGAATAAGTCTCGCCATAAGATTTTATTAGAAAAACCTATTGCAGAAGGGTCAGATGATAAATAA
- a CDS encoding SCP2 sterol-binding domain-containing protein codes for MSLESFTERVKKVVGTDSGLGKSVKFDLKDDGVVHVDATQVPNVVSHEDKDADCTVKISEANANKMLDGDLNLMAAYMTGKVKVNGDMELAMKVVQLIGRRAKEGNV; via the coding sequence ATGAGCTTAGAATCTTTCACAGAGCGTGTAAAAAAAGTAGTTGGAACAGATAGTGGTCTTGGTAAATCTGTTAAGTTTGACCTTAAAGATGATGGCGTTGTTCATGTAGATGCAACACAAGTTCCTAATGTAGTTTCTCACGAAGATAAAGATGCAGACTGTACAGTCAAAATTTCAGAAGCTAATGCCAATAAAATGTTGGATGGCGATTTGAATCTTATGGCTGCTTACATGACAGGAAAAGTAAAAGTAAATGGAGATATGGAATTGGCTATGAAAGTAGTTCAGCTTATCGGTCGTCGTGCTAAAGAAGGAAATGTGTAA
- a CDS encoding DUF4835 family protein: protein MIKYIFLSLGFVFLSISQIFGQEFRCNVIINDTRVEAQNKQIVGQLTKALTKFMNTTQWTEDRYEEWERIECNLLITLDKNTDLAQGLYSGEAQIQYNRPVYGTTYTSPILNYFDKNFDFAYKPSEPLIYIENSTNNNLTLMLAYYSYIILALDYDSFSSLGGNPYVEKAQNIINNAQSTGVANVGWQSNDIRARYWLAENLNSPQFIDLRKEIYNYHRLGLDVMLEKPTEARKTSIEVLKKIKEVNAIRLNALLIQTFFDAKGEELYQLFSNGEKQEKLDAAKILLQLDPAHADLYRKLQE from the coding sequence ATGATAAAATATATTTTTCTAAGTCTTGGATTTGTCTTTTTGTCTATTAGTCAAATTTTTGGACAAGAGTTTCGCTGTAATGTAATCATCAATGATACTCGTGTAGAAGCTCAAAACAAACAAATTGTAGGGCAACTGACTAAAGCCTTGACAAAGTTTATGAATACGACACAATGGACAGAAGACCGTTATGAAGAGTGGGAACGCATAGAGTGTAACCTTCTCATTACGCTAGACAAAAATACTGACCTTGCACAAGGCTTGTATTCTGGAGAGGCGCAGATTCAGTACAATCGTCCTGTATATGGAACAACCTATACCTCACCCATTCTCAATTATTTCGACAAGAATTTTGATTTTGCATATAAGCCTAGCGAGCCTCTGATTTATATAGAAAACTCTACCAACAACAATCTGACCTTGATGTTGGCGTATTATTCATATATTATTTTAGCTTTAGATTATGATTCTTTTTCATCGTTAGGAGGCAACCCTTATGTAGAAAAGGCTCAAAATATTATCAATAATGCACAAAGTACAGGAGTTGCAAATGTAGGGTGGCAAAGCAATGATATTCGTGCAAGATATTGGCTGGCAGAAAATCTAAACAGTCCACAGTTTATAGATTTGAGAAAAGAAATTTATAACTACCATAGATTAGGACTTGATGTAATGTTAGAAAAACCCACAGAAGCACGCAAAACATCGATAGAGGTTTTAAAAAAAATAAAAGAAGTAAATGCTATTCGACTCAATGCTTTGCTTATACAAACTTTTTTTGATGCAAAAGGAGAAGAACTCTATCAACTTTTCTCTAATGGAGAAAAACAAGAAAAGCTAGACGCAGCTAAAATACTACTCCAACTTGACCCTGCACACGCCGATTTGTATAGAAAATTACAAGAATAA
- a CDS encoding TlpA family protein disulfide reductase, which translates to MKKIILFFALIAFAAACASEKKQANASEGNGNGSTSHVVIGGSNTAETTTTTAEVEADKIYIEETNADGTTKTFEDVLAAYKGKVIYVDFWATWCPPCRGEMPSSQKLHSQFEGKDVVFLYVAFERGTERAQKEAGWKKGIDKMDIKGVHFLPSNEANQGVSQKYNINSIPRYMLVDKTGKVVNQDAPRPSSGQVIAGLIEQYL; encoded by the coding sequence ATGAAAAAAATTATATTATTCTTCGCTCTTATAGCCTTTGCTGCTGCTTGTGCAAGTGAGAAAAAACAAGCAAATGCTTCTGAAGGCAATGGAAATGGTTCAACATCTCATGTCGTTATTGGAGGTTCGAATACAGCTGAAACAACAACTACAACTGCCGAAGTAGAGGCTGATAAAATTTATATAGAAGAAACTAATGCAGACGGAACAACAAAAACTTTTGAAGATGTTTTGGCAGCCTACAAAGGAAAGGTTATTTATGTAGATTTTTGGGCAACTTGGTGTCCTCCGTGTCGTGGTGAAATGCCTAGTTCTCAAAAATTGCACAGTCAGTTTGAAGGAAAAGATGTAGTTTTCTTGTATGTTGCTTTTGAAAGAGGAACTGAAAGAGCGCAAAAAGAAGCTGGTTGGAAAAAAGGTATTGACAAAATGGACATCAAAGGAGTTCATTTCTTACCTTCTAATGAAGCTAACCAAGGTGTTTCTCAAAAATACAATATCAACTCTATTCCTCGTTATATGTTAGTAGATAAAACAGGAAAAGTAGTAAATCAAGATGCGCCACGTCCAAGTTCGGGACAAGTAATTGCAGGTTTGATTGAGCAATATCTATAA
- the fmt gene encoding methionyl-tRNA formyltransferase, translated as MPKLRIIFMGTPEFAVSSLDILVENGYEVVAVITAPDKPAGRGQKIHESDVKKAALKHGLPILQPTNLKDEKFLEKLKSYDANLQIVVAFRMLPEVVWQMPEIGTFNLHASLLPNYRGAAPINWAIINGEKKTGVTTFFLQHKIDTGDILFQEEEEISDNDNVGTLYERLKNKGAKLVLKTVKAIEQDNYSLKKQDLEEKTPHAPKIFTEDTFINFENESEKIINFVRGLTPYPAARMRIYDNVYKVFDIEIADCEEVNELLIGEPLTDQKSYLYVKTLDGYVKINQLQPQGKRRMTTEEFLRGNKI; from the coding sequence ATGCCCAAATTACGTATTATTTTTATGGGAACGCCAGAGTTTGCTGTTTCCTCTTTAGATATCTTGGTAGAGAATGGTTATGAGGTAGTAGCTGTTATTACTGCTCCAGACAAACCAGCAGGACGTGGACAAAAAATCCATGAATCTGATGTAAAAAAAGCTGCTCTCAAGCACGGTTTGCCTATCCTCCAACCTACTAACTTAAAAGACGAAAAATTCTTAGAAAAACTAAAAAGCTATGATGCTAACCTTCAAATTGTAGTGGCTTTCAGAATGCTTCCAGAAGTAGTTTGGCAAATGCCAGAAATAGGAACGTTCAACCTTCATGCCTCACTTTTACCTAATTATCGTGGTGCTGCACCTATCAATTGGGCAATTATAAACGGAGAGAAAAAAACGGGAGTAACAACATTTTTCCTACAACATAAAATTGATACAGGCGATATTCTCTTTCAAGAAGAAGAAGAAATTAGTGATAATGACAATGTAGGAACACTTTATGAACGTCTTAAAAACAAAGGAGCTAAACTTGTTTTAAAAACTGTAAAAGCCATTGAGCAAGACAATTACTCACTAAAAAAACAAGATCTAGAAGAAAAAACGCCTCACGCTCCCAAGATTTTCACAGAAGACACCTTCATAAATTTTGAGAATGAAAGTGAAAAAATAATAAACTTTGTGCGTGGACTAACGCCTTACCCTGCTGCAAGAATGCGCATTTATGATAATGTATATAAGGTTTTTGATATAGAAATAGCTGACTGCGAAGAGGTAAATGAGCTTTTAATAGGTGAACCACTCACAGACCAAAAGAGCTACCTGTACGTTAAAACATTAGATGGCTATGTCAAAATTAATCAGCTACAACCTCAAGGAAAACGAAGAATGACAACAGAAGAGTTTTTGAGAGGAAATAAAATATAA
- a CDS encoding ABC transporter substrate-binding protein, with protein MCIFSCQTKEEKQQVNQKIFRYNELEIVKVLEPLSITNEAERRLVHQIYNGLWRLENDGNFYPSLADSTFRVDSLTWEFVLKPNIRLHSTKNEAFLSAKDVVESLTKWAKREEKNNQNKFSVQTQIFKKLIGEDIESAFEIIDERKFRIKLQMPFAPFLKLLSCTEALIVPNQEKRFGNKFSPVGSGAFYVDYFEDNRKITLKKNQHYFHKTIKLDTLPFLDEIQVYFYQNPEHIAYNILNDELDWLPSNEQVQKVLPFIIQKEKEERQRENRTNSNKNKSEKQSERFVSKYIQLDSFPVLKTAGFEVQISDTSEVALKANFFTIQSFRQALNMGLYRENLKGLYSYSTSAHTGIFPTILPKNTQNKADGYYFHPQTSKDILQKIGFDSTDVVKVLAKKQDTTWVNLARQEWQKIGVNSILYLDEINKPKADLIATHFEAGFADESSLFWQYFDEKSYNKFLVEKEGFLEFENQKIKEKNQRDSIPSIDKNDLFSLKKLTFDSLFIEYLKENDEIEREKLSIQLQNKLIRSAPFFEVFYLQTHQIRRSYISEIVPNVLGIYYFDRLDKSVLESVKLIREDYMYE; from the coding sequence ATGTGTATTTTCTCTTGCCAAACCAAAGAAGAAAAACAGCAGGTTAATCAGAAAATATTTCGCTATAACGAATTAGAAATTGTCAAGGTACTAGAGCCACTTTCTATAACCAATGAAGCCGAGCGAAGACTTGTCCATCAAATTTATAATGGACTTTGGCGATTAGAAAATGATGGAAACTTTTATCCTTCGCTCGCTGATTCTACTTTTAGGGTGGATAGCCTTACATGGGAGTTTGTCTTGAAGCCAAATATTCGCCTACATAGCACAAAAAATGAGGCATTTTTAAGTGCAAAAGATGTAGTAGAAAGCCTAACCAAATGGGCTAAGAGGGAAGAAAAAAACAATCAAAATAAGTTTTCTGTTCAAACTCAAATTTTTAAAAAACTCATTGGAGAGGATATAGAAAGTGCTTTTGAAATAATTGATGAAAGGAAGTTTAGGATAAAGTTACAAATGCCTTTTGCTCCATTTTTGAAATTACTGTCTTGTACGGAAGCTCTGATAGTGCCTAATCAAGAAAAGCGTTTTGGAAATAAATTTTCTCCTGTTGGTTCGGGAGCTTTCTATGTAGATTACTTTGAAGACAATCGGAAAATTACACTCAAAAAAAATCAACATTATTTTCACAAGACTATAAAACTAGACACACTACCATTTTTGGATGAGATTCAAGTTTATTTTTATCAAAACCCAGAACATATCGCCTATAATATCCTCAACGACGAATTAGATTGGCTGCCTTCCAATGAACAAGTACAAAAAGTCTTGCCATTCATTATCCAAAAAGAAAAGGAAGAAAGGCAAAGAGAAAACAGAACTAATTCAAATAAAAATAAATCTGAAAAACAAAGTGAAAGATTTGTTTCAAAATATATTCAATTAGATTCTTTCCCAGTTTTGAAAACGGCAGGTTTTGAAGTACAGATTTCAGATACTTCGGAGGTTGCTTTGAAGGCTAATTTTTTTACGATTCAATCTTTCCGTCAAGCTCTGAATATGGGATTGTATAGAGAAAACCTCAAAGGTTTGTATTCTTATTCTACCTCAGCACACACAGGTATTTTTCCAACCATTCTACCCAAAAATACACAAAATAAGGCTGATGGTTATTATTTCCATCCACAGACAAGCAAAGATATTTTACAAAAAATAGGTTTTGATTCTACGGATGTAGTCAAAGTTTTAGCTAAAAAGCAAGATACAACTTGGGTAAATCTAGCACGACAAGAATGGCAAAAAATAGGTGTAAATTCTATTCTTTATTTAGATGAAATAAACAAACCTAAAGCTGATTTGATAGCAACTCATTTTGAGGCTGGATTTGCTGATGAGAGTAGTTTGTTTTGGCAATATTTTGATGAGAAAAGCTACAATAAGTTTTTAGTAGAAAAAGAAGGCTTTTTAGAATTTGAAAATCAAAAAATAAAAGAAAAAAATCAAAGGGATTCTATTCCAAGTATAGACAAAAACGATTTGTTTTCCTTGAAAAAACTCACTTTTGATTCACTTTTTATAGAATATTTGAAAGAAAATGACGAAATAGAAAGAGAAAAACTATCGATTCAATTACAAAATAAACTGATTCGTTCTGCTCCTTTTTTCGAAGTTTTTTACCTTCAAACGCACCAAATTAGACGTTCTTACATTTCTGAAATTGTCCCCAATGTGCTTGGTATTTATTATTTTGATAGGTTAGATAAGTCGGTTCTAGAATCTGTGAAGCTGATTAGAGAAGATTATATGTATGAGTAA
- a CDS encoding RNA polymerase sigma factor — protein sequence MKNETLIQFLREPKKRKQALEYLYESFEKISKGLQKLGAEENQVKDIFQESILIFYHQAQKQDFTLTAKPSTYLFGICHNILRNKKRKEAKQNTLSNTDFLMEFSDTIKEDEQVNIYQSEEAISVLRTILKELGEPCKKLLTGYYVDKLSMKKVAEKLGYNSDSTAKAQKYKCLQRAKKLAQTKLEDFQTILF from the coding sequence ATGAAAAATGAAACCCTAATTCAATTTTTGAGAGAACCCAAAAAACGAAAACAAGCCTTAGAGTATCTTTATGAATCATTTGAGAAAATAAGCAAAGGATTACAAAAACTGGGAGCAGAAGAAAACCAAGTAAAAGATATTTTTCAAGAAAGTATTCTGATTTTTTACCATCAAGCTCAAAAGCAAGACTTTACCCTCACAGCAAAGCCTTCTACCTACCTTTTCGGTATTTGCCATAATATTTTGAGAAACAAAAAGCGAAAAGAAGCCAAACAAAATACGCTTTCCAATACAGATTTTTTGATGGAATTTTCTGATACAATAAAAGAGGACGAGCAGGTAAATATTTATCAAAGCGAAGAAGCAATTTCTGTGTTGCGAACTATTTTGAAGGAATTAGGAGAACCTTGTAAAAAGCTACTGACAGGTTATTACGTAGATAAACTCTCTATGAAAAAAGTAGCCGAAAAACTAGGTTATAATTCCGATTCCACAGCAAAAGCACAGAAATATAAGTGTTTGCAAAGAGCCAAAAAATTAGCTCAAACAAAATTAGAGGATTTCCAAACTATCTTATTCTAA
- a CDS encoding OmpA family protein, with the protein MSPHLEEIEKIEQLLESENFNIYKLNDFSETEKQDILLQKQLVEELTNLQILEELDEIHQQRTSNNFRKKVAGFALFLVLLLSSIGFYLINDVDNTEQTFEEKVAQENIESNQKAENNDTNIFENTISKPLQSGLSWRKNTVLDSLEQNVNLVDLEKSKIRRIHIIDTTQENFFHNRYYATNYSLTTSTVSNEIIVSVDNKFFYLHPVSYHFTDSLYKARKKSIKNHLVSFWDYHIVGSQIKVVNPDGKNSIATPSLSADGNTLYYSKKNKKGDYDIWKTERILENGKPTWQEPTEVTALNKIKSYELSPTISADGKTIYFSRKPNATGCGRIYFSTKNEQGEWTEPKMIPVSDNKHINYGCDVAPYILPDGNTLLFSAQRTGNGVKNLGLYDIYLTQKQENGKWSEMELIESISSDSTESNFTVLPKENKIYFSRTPPNGGYYFQYGRTIPIPKQLEKYFSRENKEKLIAQKNKLIETSTGKDFELEDFIFASNSALLTQKGKENLERIVLFMNENKMLSLQIVAHTDNEGKTNYNQILSEKRAKSVSQFLEGKGIEKTRLIPIGKGESQPKVENTTLENKAKNRRVEFFVIESTD; encoded by the coding sequence ATGTCGCCACATCTTGAAGAAATAGAAAAAATAGAACAGCTTTTAGAAAGTGAAAATTTTAATATCTATAAATTGAATGACTTTTCTGAAACTGAAAAACAAGATATTCTCTTGCAAAAACAGCTCGTAGAAGAACTTACCAATCTTCAAATTCTAGAAGAACTAGATGAGATTCATCAGCAAAGAACATCTAATAATTTTAGAAAAAAAGTAGCTGGTTTTGCTTTGTTTCTTGTTCTACTACTTTCTTCTATCGGATTTTACTTAATCAATGATGTTGATAATACAGAACAGACTTTTGAGGAAAAAGTAGCTCAAGAAAATATTGAATCAAATCAAAAAGCAGAAAATAATGATACAAATATTTTTGAAAATACAATTTCAAAACCACTTCAAAGTGGGCTTTCTTGGCGAAAAAATACGGTTTTAGATTCTTTAGAACAAAATGTAAATTTAGTAGATTTAGAAAAATCTAAAATCAGAAGAATACATATCATTGACACCACACAAGAAAATTTCTTTCATAACAGATACTATGCAACAAATTATTCACTCACAACTAGCACAGTTTCCAACGAAATTATTGTAAGCGTTGATAACAAGTTTTTCTATTTGCATCCTGTTTCTTATCACTTTACAGATAGTTTGTATAAGGCTAGAAAAAAGTCAATTAAAAATCATCTTGTTAGTTTTTGGGATTATCATATTGTGGGAAGTCAAATCAAAGTCGTCAATCCAGATGGTAAAAACAGCATCGCTACGCCTTCCCTAAGTGCCGATGGAAATACACTTTATTATTCCAAAAAGAACAAAAAAGGCGATTATGATATTTGGAAAACAGAAAGAATTTTAGAAAATGGAAAACCTACTTGGCAAGAACCCACAGAAGTAACTGCCCTCAATAAAATAAAGTCTTATGAACTTTCGCCTACTATTTCGGCAGATGGAAAAACTATTTATTTTTCAAGAAAACCCAATGCAACAGGCTGTGGTAGGATTTATTTCTCTACAAAAAATGAGCAAGGAGAATGGACAGAACCCAAAATGATTCCAGTTTCAGACAACAAACATATCAATTATGGTTGTGATGTTGCGCCTTATATTTTGCCAGATGGAAACACGCTTCTTTTTTCGGCACAGCGTACAGGCAATGGAGTGAAAAACTTAGGATTGTATGATATTTACCTCACTCAAAAACAAGAAAATGGAAAATGGTCGGAAATGGAACTCATTGAAAGCATTAGTTCAGATTCTACAGAGAGTAACTTTACCGTCTTGCCAAAAGAAAACAAGATTTATTTTTCAAGAACACCTCCTAATGGTGGATATTATTTCCAATACGGACGCACTATTCCAATTCCAAAACAGTTAGAGAAATACTTTTCAAGAGAGAATAAAGAAAAACTAATTGCTCAAAAAAATAAACTCATCGAAACCTCCACAGGAAAAGATTTTGAACTAGAAGATTTTATCTTTGCTTCAAACTCTGCCCTTCTTACGCAAAAGGGCAAAGAAAACTTAGAAAGAATTGTCCTTTTTATGAACGAAAATAAAATGCTTTCTCTCCAAATTGTAGCGCATACAGATAATGAAGGCAAAACAAACTACAATCAAATTTTGTCAGAAAAACGAGCTAAGTCAGTCAGTCAGTTTTTAGAAGGTAAAGGAATTGAAAAAACAAGACTTATTCCGATAGGAAAAGGAGAGAGTCAGCCAAAAGTAGAAAACACAACTCTTGAAAATAAAGCGAAGAATAGACGTGTAGAATTTTTTGTGATTGAAAGCACAGATTAG